A section of the Fibrobacter sp. genome encodes:
- a CDS encoding histidinol-phosphate transaminase: MIEPRPELSKLSDYVPGKSIEEIRERYGLTKVVKLASNENPLGASPKAVEAFHKIADSLHLYPRGDAPSMIRSLAEKFGVKREQIVVGNGSDEIIDMVGKAFIRQGDNCVAITPTFSVYKFTTLSNGADFVGVGEGESKTGLDDLAKAINAKTRVAFICNPNNPTGLYYSETEIRDFLKKVPQNVLVFLDEAYSEFATAPDYPKLVGALDEFPNLFINRTFSKIYGLAGLRVGYAMASAEVVRHLWKVKPPFDVNQAAQVAAIAALGDTDHVEATRKMNGEGIQFLTREFTALGFKVLPTQANFVCVHIGAKAKDLVAFLEQNGMIVRGLTSFGMPEHVRITVGRPEENELLMALVKKWKGEV, encoded by the coding sequence ATGATTGAACCCCGTCCAGAATTGTCCAAGCTTTCGGATTATGTTCCCGGAAAATCCATCGAGGAAATCCGCGAACGTTACGGCCTTACCAAGGTGGTAAAGCTGGCCTCCAATGAAAACCCGCTGGGAGCTTCTCCCAAGGCGGTGGAAGCCTTCCACAAGATTGCGGACAGTCTGCACCTTTACCCCCGCGGAGACGCACCTTCCATGATTCGCTCTCTGGCCGAAAAGTTCGGCGTCAAGCGTGAACAGATTGTGGTGGGCAACGGCTCCGACGAAATCATCGACATGGTAGGGAAGGCGTTCATCCGTCAGGGCGACAACTGTGTGGCCATTACGCCTACCTTTTCCGTTTACAAGTTTACCACCCTTTCCAATGGGGCGGATTTCGTTGGCGTAGGCGAAGGGGAGTCCAAGACCGGCCTCGATGACCTTGCCAAGGCCATAAATGCCAAGACCCGCGTGGCCTTTATCTGCAATCCCAATAATCCCACGGGCCTTTACTACAGCGAAACCGAAATTCGCGACTTCTTGAAAAAAGTCCCGCAGAATGTGCTGGTGTTTCTGGACGAGGCCTACTCTGAATTCGCCACTGCTCCCGACTACCCCAAGCTGGTAGGCGCCCTGGACGAATTCCCGAACCTCTTTATCAACCGCACCTTCAGCAAGATTTACGGTCTTGCAGGGCTTCGCGTAGGCTATGCCATGGCCAGCGCCGAGGTGGTGCGTCACCTGTGGAAGGTGAAACCGCCTTTCGACGTGAACCAGGCGGCACAAGTGGCGGCCATCGCCGCCCTTGGGGATACCGACCACGTAGAGGCCACCCGCAAAATGAACGGCGAGGGAATCCAGTTCCTCACTCGTGAATTTACGGCTCTCGGCTTCAAGGTGCTTCCCACCCAGGCGAATTTCGTCTGCGTCCACATCGGTGCCAAGGCGAAGGACCTCGTGGCATTTTTGGAACAGAACGGCATGATTGTCCGCGGGCTTACCAGTTTCGGCATGCCTGAACACGTGCGCATTACGGTGGGCCGGCCCGAAGAAAACGAACTTCTGATGGCCCTCGTCAAAAAGTGGAAAGGGGAGGTGTAG
- a CDS encoding histidinol-phosphatase, translating to MAATATNQDLLKIALKASEMAEENILKYFQRDLSIEWKADRTPVTLADKSTEELLREFWLKETPDFGVLGEEFGDGLSDKEYRWIVDPIDGTKSFIRGVPLFGTLIALYRKNVPVASVIRIPALHSAVWAVQDGGAFLDGHPVRCSRVHSLADALVLSGTVNTMETVGFGEGFAKLRRSANLYRGWGDCYGYYMVASGRAEVMVDPVVSLWDIAAYPLLFKEAGGKFTTIEGESDLFDDAGHPIASVHEGYSSIASNGILHNPARILLNGR from the coding sequence ATGGCGGCAACGGCAACAAACCAGGATCTTTTGAAAATCGCCCTCAAGGCCTCCGAGATGGCCGAAGAGAACATTTTGAAGTATTTCCAGCGGGACTTGAGCATCGAATGGAAGGCGGACAGGACGCCCGTGACTCTCGCCGACAAGAGCACCGAAGAACTGCTCCGTGAATTCTGGCTCAAGGAAACGCCCGACTTTGGCGTGCTGGGCGAAGAATTCGGCGACGGCCTTTCCGACAAGGAATACCGCTGGATCGTGGACCCCATCGACGGCACCAAGTCATTCATCCGGGGCGTTCCCCTGTTCGGCACGCTGATTGCGCTCTACCGCAAGAATGTGCCCGTGGCAAGCGTCATCCGCATACCGGCCCTGCACAGCGCCGTGTGGGCGGTTCAAGACGGCGGTGCGTTTCTGGACGGGCACCCGGTCCGCTGCTCCAGAGTTCATTCCCTGGCCGACGCCCTGGTGCTCTCGGGAACGGTGAACACTATGGAAACGGTAGGCTTTGGCGAAGGCTTCGCGAAACTTCGCCGGAGCGCGAACCTCTACCGCGGCTGGGGCGATTGCTACGGCTATTACATGGTGGCATCGGGCCGCGCCGAAGTGATGGTGGACCCCGTTGTCTCCCTGTGGGACATTGCCGCCTACCCGCTTCTGTTCAAGGAAGCGGGCGGAAAGTTCACCACCATCGAAGGGGAGTCGGACCTCTTCGACGATGCGGGTCACCCCATCGCCTCTGTCCACGAAGGCTACAGCTCCATCGCCTCCAACGGCATTCTCCACAACCCCGCCCGAATCCTGTTGAACGGCCGGTAG
- a CDS encoding virulence RhuM family protein codes for MSKKDKIEIPDQVGNENRGEIVLYQPEGEVRLEVRVENETVWLSANQMARLFNRDEKTLRKHINNVFSEEVEKDNNTHFLRVDGVKQPVAFYSLDVIISVGYRVKSASGVKFRRWANQVLKDYMLKGYAINQRKIATDLQIVDRLHEQRQLIEGQGAEIADLKNATEKRLGGNSQGLTVTRVSSCGNLHTC; via the coding sequence ATGAGCAAAAAGGATAAAATTGAGATTCCCGACCAGGTCGGGAACGAAAACAGGGGCGAAATCGTGCTTTACCAGCCAGAAGGCGAAGTCCGGCTGGAGGTGCGTGTAGAAAACGAGACCGTGTGGCTCTCGGCTAACCAAATGGCGCGTCTTTTTAATCGAGACGAGAAAACGTTACGAAAGCATATCAACAACGTGTTTTCGGAGGAAGTCGAGAAAGACAACAACACGCATTTTTTGCGTGTTGATGGCGTAAAGCAACCGGTTGCTTTTTATAGCCTTGATGTCATCATTTCGGTCGGATATCGCGTAAAGTCCGCAAGCGGAGTCAAGTTTCGCCGCTGGGCGAACCAAGTCCTGAAAGACTACATGCTCAAGGGTTACGCCATAAACCAACGCAAAATTGCGACCGATTTGCAGATTGTGGACCGTCTGCACGAACAGCGACAACTAATCGAAGGGCAGGGCGCAGAAATTGCGGATTTAAAGAACGCCACAGAAAAACGCCTCGGCGGAAACTCGCAGGGACTAACAGTCACAAGAGTTTCCTCCTGCGGTAATTTACATACCTGCTAA
- a CDS encoding BrnA antitoxin family protein, with the protein MKSNYDFSNAVKNPYAKKLKKTICINISESVLAYFKELAEKTGIPYQTLINMFLTQAKAEKMEPKFIAKPSRKKQVA; encoded by the coding sequence ATGAAAAGCAACTATGACTTCAGCAATGCGGTAAAGAATCCGTATGCCAAGAAATTGAAGAAAACGATTTGCATCAACATCAGCGAATCGGTCCTCGCCTATTTTAAGGAACTCGCCGAAAAAACCGGGATTCCCTACCAGACCCTAATCAACATGTTCCTTACTCAGGCCAAAGCCGAAAAGATGGAACCAAAATTTATCGCAAAACCATCTCGAAAGAAACAGGTGGCATAA
- a CDS encoding DNA internalization-related competence protein ComEC/Rec2, giving the protein MKLFSSFRELTFPLAGKPALVAAFTIMAVITAIEKPLYGAVLLALLWSLAHVSGKFTQRVVLAALLAGIGSILISARVFSSGETTANQVVTVPGSQVVTAANSQVITVPPKEGCGTVEAVLPRSNGVAFVMMVHSAQVTTADAGGAEADTQVATVPNRSVKEVAGTYRVRLTEKRALPLLPEPGDSLCYEASWYPVEPPTVPGAFDTRKWLDSQNLAAYGKMRHWKSWQGGWTFERSFHHFRNWIRQKLSRFLDPAETGLLMGLLAGDRSGIPEALRSDFQRSGLVHVLAISGFHVVLLAGLLMTFLKATGLPHRIVRVVGVLLLAIYVPVTGGSPAVTRAVIMFAVPQVGMLLQRPAGALNSLGVALILILLPNPQVLWNPGFQLSAAATAGIILGSSHNPLKALPESLSKNKLWAKFQSFIIEPTYVTLCATLATAPLLIYHFKTLAPLAWLGNIVIVPLISWGMEAGLVALLSPIDFVTSIFCSAASVLLRTASLLTHLLSDSSAASVTVGPYPPFVLLLMGFAFALLTSIRKNRLGAILFSLGLLFFSGFYFACNYRDVVWPTWSLTAIDIGQGDAILITTPSGKNILVDSGPNDRRDSGKDIIVPYLRHSGILKLDALVVTHADADHFGGVLGIVKSFPVKELWVSECARLEPKPAWIKTMAVALERGIPLRDIGRGFTWSENFFEIRALHPISSGKCAETNEESITLRVKGLGHSVILTGDLTVAGERKILKSGMFLKSDVLKLGHHGSKTSSSRNFLTAVGPRLALVSSGRKNRFRHPHKQVTDRLDSLGIPYLNTAKRGTITVQFTPDTMLVETMLEEE; this is encoded by the coding sequence ATGAAGCTTTTTTCTTCTTTTCGGGAATTGACTTTTCCCCTGGCGGGGAAGCCTGCCCTGGTAGCAGCCTTCACGATAATGGCGGTCATAACCGCCATTGAAAAGCCCCTTTACGGAGCAGTTCTCCTGGCCTTGTTGTGGAGCCTAGCCCATGTTTCTGGAAAATTCACCCAGCGGGTGGTGCTGGCGGCGCTGCTCGCAGGAATCGGGAGCATTCTGATTTCGGCACGGGTATTTTCGAGTGGGGAGACGACCGCAAATCAGGTCGTAACAGTGCCAGGTTCGCAGGTCGTAACAGCGGCTAATTCGCAGGTCATAACTGTGCCGCCGAAGGAGGGTTGCGGCACGGTAGAGGCGGTGCTGCCCCGGAGCAACGGCGTTGCGTTTGTGATGATGGTTCACTCCGCACAGGTCACAACAGCTGACGCAGGGGGCGCAGAAGCCGACACGCAGGTCGCAACAGTGCCGAATCGTTCGGTCAAAGAAGTCGCCGGAACCTACCGCGTCCGCCTTACCGAAAAGCGCGCCCTCCCCCTTTTGCCCGAACCGGGAGACTCCCTCTGTTACGAGGCGTCCTGGTACCCGGTGGAACCGCCGACCGTCCCGGGTGCCTTCGATACCCGAAAGTGGCTGGACAGCCAGAATCTTGCTGCCTACGGAAAAATGCGGCACTGGAAAAGCTGGCAGGGCGGCTGGACCTTCGAGCGGAGTTTTCACCATTTCAGGAACTGGATCCGCCAAAAGCTGTCGCGGTTCTTGGACCCGGCAGAAACGGGACTTTTAATGGGGCTTTTGGCCGGAGACCGGAGCGGCATTCCCGAGGCCCTGCGGAGCGATTTCCAGCGGTCGGGACTGGTACACGTTCTAGCGATTAGCGGTTTCCATGTGGTGCTGCTGGCGGGGCTCCTGATGACGTTCCTGAAGGCGACGGGACTCCCCCACAGGATTGTGCGGGTGGTGGGCGTCTTGCTCCTTGCCATATACGTGCCCGTCACCGGCGGCTCCCCTGCGGTGACCCGGGCCGTCATCATGTTTGCCGTGCCCCAGGTGGGCATGCTCCTGCAACGGCCGGCGGGTGCGCTGAACAGCCTGGGGGTGGCCTTGATTCTCATCTTGCTTCCAAACCCCCAGGTGCTCTGGAATCCCGGATTCCAGCTGTCGGCGGCAGCTACCGCCGGAATCATTCTCGGGTCCAGCCACAATCCCCTGAAGGCGCTACCCGAAAGCCTCTCGAAGAACAAGCTCTGGGCCAAGTTCCAAAGTTTTATCATTGAACCCACCTACGTGACGCTGTGTGCCACCTTGGCGACGGCACCCCTCCTGATTTATCATTTCAAGACCCTCGCTCCCCTGGCCTGGCTAGGGAACATCGTCATCGTCCCCCTGATTTCTTGGGGAATGGAGGCGGGGCTCGTTGCCCTGCTTTCGCCCATCGACTTTGTGACGAGCATCTTTTGCAGTGCGGCATCGGTCCTGCTCCGGACCGCAAGCCTCTTGACCCACCTGCTTTCCGATTCCTCGGCGGCATCGGTGACCGTAGGGCCCTACCCGCCCTTTGTGCTGTTGCTGATGGGTTTTGCGTTTGCCCTGCTTACCAGCATCCGCAAAAACAGGCTTGGTGCCATCCTTTTCTCCCTGGGACTCCTTTTCTTTTCGGGTTTTTATTTTGCATGCAACTACCGTGATGTGGTCTGGCCCACCTGGAGCCTTACCGCCATTGACATCGGGCAGGGGGACGCCATACTGATTACCACACCTTCAGGGAAAAACATCCTAGTTGATAGCGGGCCCAATGACCGCAGGGACTCGGGCAAGGATATCATAGTTCCCTATTTGCGACATTCCGGTATCCTAAAGCTGGACGCCCTCGTGGTGACACACGCCGACGCCGACCATTTCGGCGGGGTCCTCGGGATTGTAAAAAGTTTTCCCGTCAAGGAACTCTGGGTCAGCGAATGCGCAAGGCTGGAGCCGAAACCCGCCTGGATTAAAACGATGGCCGTGGCGCTGGAGCGGGGAATCCCCCTGCGGGATATCGGCCGGGGGTTCACCTGGTCCGAGAACTTTTTCGAGATTCGGGCCCTGCACCCTATTTCTAGCGGCAAGTGCGCCGAGACCAACGAAGAAAGCATTACCCTCCGGGTGAAGGGCCTCGGGCATTCCGTCATCTTGACCGGCGACCTGACGGTGGCAGGAGAAAGGAAAATCCTGAAGTCGGGAATGTTCCTTAAAAGCGACGTGCTGAAACTGGGCCATCACGGGAGCAAGACCTCCAGCAGCAGGAACTTTCTGACGGCGGTAGGCCCAAGGCTTGCCCTGGTCTCTAGCGGTCGGAAAAACCGGTTCCGTCACCCCCACAAGCAGGTCACAGACCGGCTGGACTCCCTGGGCATTCCTTACCTGAACACAGCAAAGCGCGGGACCATCACCGTGCAGTTCACCCCCGACACTATGCTGGTGGAGACGATGCTGGAAGAGGAGTGA